One part of the uncultured Bacteroides sp. genome encodes these proteins:
- a CDS encoding cation diffusion facilitator family transporter, translating to MKEDLIKQKVQGWIVSMSLLILIGKFIAFFLTNSVGILTDAMESIVNVIAGLISFLSLRYAAKPKDKEHPFGHGKIELISASIEGLLIMIAGGMIIYEGVRRLFEPATIGKLDIGIAVVAVAGLINYVMGWYSIRMGKKYDSIALVAGGKHLQSDTYSTIGLVTGLSLLYFTGLGWIDSSLAMIFGSIIVVTGILILRKTIANLMDKADGEVLRKMLGVISAVRKPEWIDVHNMKVIKYGSYLFVDCDLTLPWFYNIEEGHNACEELRSLLSAKYSDRLLVTIHSDPCLEKHCEHCLMADCKYRKTQYIAALNLTLEELTASDEEHNEKHS from the coding sequence ATGAAGGAAGATTTAATCAAACAAAAAGTTCAAGGATGGATTGTTTCTATGTCCTTGCTCATTCTAATTGGAAAGTTCATAGCTTTCTTTCTTACTAATTCTGTTGGAATATTAACCGATGCAATGGAAAGCATTGTGAATGTGATAGCCGGACTAATAAGTTTCCTTAGTTTGAGATATGCAGCCAAACCTAAAGATAAAGAGCATCCTTTTGGACATGGTAAGATTGAATTAATTTCAGCATCCATAGAAGGCTTGCTGATTATGATTGCAGGTGGTATGATTATCTACGAAGGAGTCAGAAGACTTTTTGAGCCCGCCACTATTGGCAAACTGGATATTGGTATTGCTGTGGTTGCAGTTGCTGGACTCATTAATTATGTAATGGGTTGGTATAGTATTAGAATGGGGAAAAAGTATGATTCAATAGCATTGGTGGCTGGTGGAAAGCATTTGCAGTCGGATACATATTCCACTATTGGTCTTGTAACAGGTCTTTCCCTGCTTTATTTTACTGGTTTAGGATGGATTGATAGTTCACTAGCTATGATTTTTGGTTCCATTATTGTAGTAACGGGCATTCTTATCCTTCGTAAAACAATAGCCAATTTAATGGATAAAGCTGATGGAGAAGTTCTTCGTAAAATGCTAGGAGTAATCTCGGCTGTAAGAAAGCCGGAATGGATAGATGTTCATAATATGAAAGTTATTAAATATGGTAGCTATCTATTTGTAGATTGTGATTTAACTTTGCCCTGGTTTTATAATATAGAGGAAGGACATAATGCTTGCGAGGAATTAAGAAGTCTTTTATCTGCTAAATATTCTGATCGTTTATTGGTTACTATTCATTCTGACCCTTGTTTGGAAAAACATTGTGAGCATTGCCTGATGGCAGATTGCAAGTATAGGAAGACTCAATATATTGCAGCATTGAACCTCACTTTAGAAGAACTAACTGCTAGCGACGAAGAACATAACGAAAAACATAGTTGA
- a CDS encoding GNAT family N-acetyltransferase has product MDYTIKHNENDFRFETEVDGYLAYVEYTPLDKELDLIHTWVPKEIGGKGIAAALVKFAMDYAMENHFKVVPTCPYVKAFLIRHDEYKECLND; this is encoded by the coding sequence ATGGATTATACAATTAAACACAATGAAAACGATTTCCGATTTGAAACGGAGGTTGATGGTTATCTGGCCTATGTTGAATATACTCCTTTGGACAAGGAACTGGACTTAATCCACACCTGGGTTCCCAAAGAAATTGGTGGTAAAGGAATTGCTGCGGCGTTAGTTAAGTTTGCAATGGATTATGCAATGGAAAATCATTTTAAAGTTGTCCCCACATGTCCGTATGTGAAAGCTTTTTTAATCAGACATGATGAGTATAAAGAGTGTCTCAACGATTAA
- a CDS encoding pectate lyase, giving the protein MNLLHSFFCAGLLLATTIAPNQLSAQTLAFPTAEGFGKFATGGRGGEVVEVTNLNDSGEGSFRWALSQYPNTPVTIVFRISGVIQLKSDVRCKRNGLTIAGQTAPGDGICFRGGKLNFGGSKNLIIRHIRSRIGGMTDSKVFIPGGSIGIENSSDFIIDHCTFGWSAEENMTIYDNQRTTVQWCLIHEGLYTSGHGKGERSYSSQWGGQFSTFHHNLLANNKNRTPRFNGARGHNDINILTDYVNNVNYNWGRINSCYGGDINNNTYNHINMVGNYYKPGPARPSGEKSYFVQASYGKTDKVSNWYLSGNVMEGNAAMTANNNTGIDLSVNPSASRDTMIVNAPFHIDPVYAVKTETAKNAYKSVLAGAGAFPRDAVDLRIINEVRNGTASGKGTVKRYISSISGKDTTWVYNQYYELKLGIIDEPSAVGGYPSYVTKNKISDKDHDGMDDAWERANGFDPTNREDRNIKMKSGYTALEVYLNSLVGEVIPIKKIAQKNK; this is encoded by the coding sequence ATGAATTTATTGCACTCATTCTTTTGTGCTGGTCTTTTACTGGCTACAACAATTGCTCCGAACCAACTTTCGGCTCAAACTCTGGCTTTTCCGACGGCTGAGGGATTTGGTAAATTTGCAACTGGCGGACGCGGTGGCGAGGTTGTTGAAGTAACTAATCTTAATGATAGTGGAGAAGGTTCTTTCAGATGGGCTTTGTCACAGTATCCCAATACTCCTGTTACTATTGTGTTTCGCATTTCGGGTGTAATACAATTAAAATCTGATGTCCGTTGTAAACGAAATGGCCTGACGATAGCCGGACAAACAGCTCCGGGAGACGGAATTTGTTTTCGTGGTGGCAAACTTAATTTTGGAGGATCAAAGAATTTAATAATCCGTCATATTCGTTCTCGCATTGGCGGCATGACAGATTCGAAAGTCTTTATTCCGGGCGGGTCAATAGGCATAGAAAACTCTTCTGATTTTATTATTGACCATTGCACATTTGGTTGGTCGGCAGAAGAAAACATGACTATTTACGATAATCAAAGAACAACTGTTCAGTGGTGTTTAATTCATGAAGGTCTTTATACTTCAGGTCATGGAAAAGGAGAACGTAGCTACAGCAGTCAATGGGGAGGCCAGTTCTCTACTTTCCATCATAATCTGTTAGCTAATAACAAGAACCGTACTCCTCGATTTAATGGTGCCAGAGGACATAATGATATAAATATCCTTACCGACTACGTAAACAATGTAAACTATAACTGGGGAAGAATAAACTCTTGCTATGGTGGTGATATAAATAACAATACATACAACCACATTAACATGGTAGGCAATTACTATAAACCCGGTCCGGCAAGACCTTCGGGCGAGAAATCCTATTTTGTTCAGGCATCGTATGGTAAGACTGATAAAGTATCTAACTGGTACTTATCCGGAAATGTAATGGAAGGAAATGCCGCTATGACAGCCAACAATAACACAGGAATAGATCTTAGTGTAAATCCTTCTGCCAGCAGAGATACAATGATTGTAAATGCTCCTTTTCATATTGATCCTGTTTATGCAGTAAAAACAGAAACAGCTAAAAATGCATATAAAAGTGTGTTGGCTGGCGCAGGAGCATTTCCTCGTGACGCTGTTGATTTGCGAATTATTAATGAAGTGCGTAATGGAACTGCATCGGGTAAGGGAACTGTAAAAAGATACATTTCTTCTATATCCGGAAAGGACACAACCTGGGTATATAATCAATATTACGAATTAAAATTGGGTATTATTGATGAGCCTTCTGCCGTAGGAGGTTATCCTTCATACGTTACCAAAAATAAAATCTCAGACAAAGATCACGATGGTATGGATGATGCCTGGGAAAGAGCCAACGGATTTGATCCAACTAATAGAGAAGACAGGAATATTAAAATGAAAAGTGGTTATACAGCATTGGAGGTTTACCTGAACAGCTTGGTTGGAGAAGTGATACCCATAAAGAAGATCGCACAAAAAAATAAATAA
- a CDS encoding DUF3943 domain-containing protein, whose product MKRILVYIIISLLTMGDICSQQADSLFVYNDSVRMRKHPWRAAFENVIINTAIWADNRFERKADYAKISINTIRTNIKRGFVWDNDLFASNQLLHPIHGSLFFSAARSNGLNYWESLPYSFMGSLSWEVCAETTPPSINDLLSTSFGGAALGEVSYRLSTLVLDDSKTGAARLWREFVGTVVSPVRGLNRIITGKAWKVRHKYYKYIDYEKIPVNISVSLGDRYMADDNRFFRQNNNAYLEYQMNYGDILSNETSKPYDFFKFNVLFNLGGTQPIVSNVSLVAKLAAKCYEPLPGHKALIGLFQHFDYYNSEIVLKGSKSIPFKLAEGATFGLGMAYLFPATKKVTIWHRTYLNLVLLGGTLTDYYRLGRNYNLGSGFSIKNYTSIESRKYGSLDLNLFYYNLFTWKGYSDAEIKSTEDPYLYLNTQGDKGNTAFLIFNPVMNLNLSSCWKATFGSFLYFRKSHYDYHEDVTSSTFELRLGLKYTFGLK is encoded by the coding sequence ATGAAAAGAATACTTGTATATATAATTATTTCTTTACTGACGATGGGTGATATTTGCTCTCAGCAGGCAGATTCTTTGTTTGTTTACAATGACTCTGTACGAATGAGAAAACATCCATGGCGGGCTGCTTTTGAGAATGTAATTATAAATACAGCTATATGGGCCGATAATCGTTTTGAGAGAAAAGCAGATTATGCAAAGATCAGTATTAATACTATTCGTACAAATATTAAAAGAGGTTTTGTATGGGATAACGACCTTTTTGCTTCCAATCAGTTGCTTCATCCTATCCATGGTAGTTTGTTTTTTAGTGCAGCTCGCAGTAATGGCCTCAATTACTGGGAATCTCTTCCTTATTCTTTTATGGGGAGCCTTTCGTGGGAAGTATGCGCAGAAACAACTCCGCCATCCATTAACGACTTACTTAGTACAAGTTTTGGCGGTGCGGCTCTTGGAGAAGTATCTTATCGACTTTCAACTTTAGTGCTTGATGACTCAAAAACAGGGGCTGCTCGTTTGTGGCGTGAATTTGTAGGTACTGTAGTTTCTCCGGTAAGAGGACTTAACCGTATTATTACTGGTAAGGCCTGGAAAGTGAGACATAAATATTATAAATATATAGATTATGAAAAAATACCAGTGAATATATCTGTTAGTTTAGGAGATCGTTACATGGCTGATGATAACCGCTTTTTTAGACAAAACAATAATGCCTATTTGGAATATCAGATGAATTATGGAGATATCTTGAGCAATGAAACCAGTAAACCTTATGATTTCTTTAAATTTAATGTACTTTTTAACTTGGGAGGTACTCAACCTATTGTTAGCAATGTTAGTCTGGTGGCTAAACTTGCAGCTAAATGTTATGAACCTTTGCCCGGACATAAAGCATTAATTGGACTTTTCCAGCACTTTGATTATTATAATTCAGAAATCGTTCTTAAAGGTTCAAAAAGTATCCCTTTTAAATTAGCAGAAGGAGCTACCTTTGGTTTAGGAATGGCATATTTGTTTCCTGCAACAAAGAAAGTAACCATTTGGCACAGAACTTATTTAAATTTAGTTTTGCTTGGAGGTACTTTAACCGACTATTATAGATTAGGCCGTAATTATAACCTGGGAAGCGGATTTAGTATAAAAAATTATACCTCTATAGAATCCCGCAAATATGGAAGTCTTGATCTGAATCTTTTTTATTATAATTTGTTTACCTGGAAAGGGTATAGCGACGCTGAGATAAAAAGTACTGAAGATCCATATTTATATCTAAATACTCAGGGAGATAAAGGAAATACGGCTTTTTTAATTTTTAATCCGGTTATGAATCTTAATCTGTCTTCTTGTTGGAAAGCGACTTTTGGTTCTTTCCTATATTTCAGGAAATCACATTATGATTACCATGAAGATGTTACTTCCAGTACGTTTGAGCTTCGTTTAGGCTTAAAATATACTTTTGGTTTAAAGTAG
- a CDS encoding DUF3943 domain-containing protein produces MKRIFIHIIFFLLTMSQLCAQQADSLFAFNDSARMIKRPWRAAFQTAGLNIGVWAFDRFAMNEDYAKVTLHSIGKNITNGLVWDNDKFSTNLFAHPYHGNLYFNAARSNGMGFWKSVPYSFAGSLMWEMCAEVEPPAINDFLATSIGGVALGEVTYRLSSLVLDDSKSGSSRFFRELLGTLISPSRGLNRLVTGDAWRVRHKYYKYHDYEKLPVKFSATLGERYLADNEHFFKGSNSPYIEFKVLYGDPLQETTKQPFDYFNFRSTINLVGNQPLIGSVNLIAKLYGKHLEPVPGHKILVGVFQHFDYYDSERVITGSKNIPYKISEAAAFGFGMVYQFPARKANIRQSSFINAILLGGSLTDYYNSIERNYNMGSGFSIKSNTSIEFKKYGNFELNLQYYRIFTWKGYDGINLDELTNEERLYLNVQGDKGNVQLAVINPMMDIDLGYKIKISAGLYYYLRNTHYSSKPDFLFHTIETRLGLKYTF; encoded by the coding sequence ATGAAAAGAATATTTATACATATTATCTTCTTTTTATTAACGATGAGCCAGTTATGTGCTCAACAAGCTGATTCTTTATTTGCTTTCAATGACTCTGCCCGCATGATAAAACGTCCGTGGCGTGCTGCTTTTCAGACAGCCGGACTGAATATTGGTGTGTGGGCATTCGATCGTTTCGCTATGAATGAAGATTATGCAAAGGTTACTCTTCATTCTATTGGCAAGAATATAACAAATGGTCTTGTTTGGGATAATGATAAGTTCTCTACCAATCTGTTTGCTCATCCTTATCACGGCAATCTATATTTTAATGCAGCACGCAGCAACGGAATGGGCTTCTGGAAATCGGTTCCTTATAGTTTTGCCGGAAGCTTGATGTGGGAAATGTGTGCTGAGGTAGAACCACCGGCCATTAATGATTTTTTGGCTACTTCTATCGGTGGAGTTGCTTTGGGTGAAGTTACTTATCGGCTTTCTTCCTTAGTTCTTGACGATTCTAAATCCGGTTCAAGTAGATTCTTCCGCGAGTTACTTGGTACACTGATCTCGCCCTCCAGAGGATTAAACCGTTTGGTAACCGGAGATGCCTGGAGAGTACGGCATAAATATTACAAATATCATGATTATGAGAAACTACCAGTTAAGTTCTCTGCAACATTAGGCGAACGTTATCTGGCGGATAATGAACATTTCTTTAAAGGTAGCAACAGCCCTTATATAGAATTTAAAGTTCTGTATGGAGATCCGTTACAAGAAACAACTAAACAACCGTTTGACTATTTTAATTTTAGGTCAACCATCAACTTAGTCGGTAATCAACCGTTGATTGGATCTGTTAATCTTATTGCTAAATTATACGGAAAACATTTGGAACCTGTACCAGGGCATAAAATATTAGTAGGAGTCTTTCAGCATTTTGATTATTACGACTCTGAGCGTGTAATTACAGGATCTAAAAACATTCCTTATAAAATATCCGAAGCGGCTGCATTTGGTTTTGGAATGGTTTATCAGTTTCCGGCAAGAAAAGCAAATATTCGCCAGAGTTCATTTATTAATGCAATTCTTCTGGGAGGAAGTCTGACCGATTACTATAATTCAATAGAACGCAATTATAATATGGGAAGCGGATTTAGTATTAAAAGTAATACCTCTATTGAGTTTAAAAAATACGGCAACTTTGAATTAAATCTGCAATATTACCGCATCTTTACGTGGAAAGGTTATGATGGCATAAATCTGGATGAACTAACTAACGAGGAAAGATTGTATCTGAATGTTCAAGGCGATAAAGGCAATGTGCAGCTTGCTGTAATTAATCCTATGATGGATATTGATTTGGGATACAAAATAAAAATTAGTGCAGGTTTATATTATTACTTAAGGAATACACACTATTCCAGTAAACCCGATTTTCTTTTTCACACAATCGAAACTCGTTTAGGGTTGAAGTATACTTTCTAG
- a CDS encoding response regulator, with translation MNKQYNVVIIDDEEIGISNLSRSLSNFSEILIAGTSQSAQTGKNLILEKRPDLLFLDVEMPETSGLELLHDIKNLINWQMQVVFYTAYEKYMLEALRESAFDYLLKPYEESEFQTVMNRFFDSVDKEDKLSSFIDSLSQLIPENRTFLIATITGYITLRQEQIGYFEYVKENKHWYITLQNGKHIQLKRNTKAEDIIKLSKSFAQINQQQIINIDYLTMIEGKKCVLYPPYEEKTDLIISRSFLKSVQDKFNLI, from the coding sequence ATGAATAAACAATATAATGTTGTAATAATAGATGATGAAGAGATTGGAATATCCAATTTAAGTCGATCATTATCAAACTTTAGTGAAATATTAATAGCTGGAACTTCACAATCAGCACAAACAGGAAAAAACCTTATTTTAGAAAAGAGACCTGATCTTCTTTTTTTGGATGTTGAAATGCCGGAAACAAGTGGCTTGGAATTACTTCATGATATAAAGAATCTAATAAACTGGCAAATGCAGGTAGTCTTTTATACAGCATACGAAAAGTATATGCTTGAAGCATTAAGAGAATCTGCATTCGACTACTTATTAAAGCCATACGAGGAGAGTGAGTTCCAAACTGTGATGAATCGCTTCTTTGATTCGGTTGACAAAGAAGATAAATTATCATCTTTCATTGATTCGCTATCTCAACTGATACCAGAAAACCGTACATTCTTAATTGCCACAATTACCGGGTATATAACTCTTCGACAGGAACAAATCGGATATTTTGAGTATGTAAAAGAAAATAAGCATTGGTATATAACCTTGCAAAACGGCAAACATATTCAGCTAAAGAGGAACACTAAAGCAGAAGATATAATAAAACTATCAAAATCTTTTGCTCAGATAAATCAGCAACAAATTATAAACATCGACTATCTAACCATGATAGAAGGAAAGAAATGTGTTTTATATCCTCCTTATGAAGAAAAAACAGATCTTATAATATCAAGGTCATTCTTAAAATCAGTACAAGATAAGTTTAACTTAATCTAA
- a CDS encoding tetratricopeptide repeat protein codes for MIIKNNISIRILINIFAILIFTSIYSCKKTGSVSFSNNQLIDSFIQQAQDSLYNNITLSKDLLKKAMKIAPDSVIYYKAYSTYALTYSAINQYDSSLFLSHQVINFCKRQELSPRIYELLASSNNNIGVYYGQMSKQDSALSYFKKALKQYELANNTNRVPDMYINLADMYSRKGDFAMSAYYYRKALSKSDSLKITDKMGFPIYFGLGQIYMEVRDFELSDTYFCLAEKFYSNRTLAEKFTFCNNRGNFYYYKEEYDKALPWFQKAKKLVSKGHYQFYVSLCELNLGDIYLNLNKLDSVPYCLDKSYSYFSTIKNKTALYYISTIRAGLALKQKNTQLARKLLEDTKDSSGVEANIISIRNKYLQKYYAQTGNFKQAYYYQSKNLAIDDSIRNDKAEKRISEIDLRYKQDTTLVNNKLVIQKQASQMKSLRYISFIWILICLIILTTFVYIFFCLKKKKDLQQIKYIDKLIKLRMENIRNRVSPHFIFNIINNEISSSGENERKNLYNLAILMRKNLEISENTKVPLAEELDFVKLYIELEKRNLGEDFRIEWNIDNEIDLKEVFILPMSIQIPVENAIKHALRPKEGDKILSINLEKEKEGINVFIRDNGAGYFPQQESQTKGTGTGLRILFQTIQLLNSKNANKISLNIQNIRKNNEDICGAEVHIFIPEKYKFE; via the coding sequence ATGATAATTAAAAATAATATAAGTATACGCATTCTTATAAACATATTTGCTATTCTTATTTTTACAAGTATATATTCATGCAAAAAAACAGGTTCTGTCAGTTTTAGTAATAATCAATTAATAGATTCTTTTATACAACAAGCTCAGGATTCATTATACAACAACATAACATTATCGAAGGATTTACTGAAGAAAGCTATGAAAATAGCACCCGATAGCGTAATATACTATAAAGCATACAGCACTTATGCTTTAACTTATTCGGCTATAAATCAGTACGATTCTTCACTTTTTTTGTCTCATCAAGTAATTAACTTCTGCAAGCGTCAGGAATTATCACCTCGTATATATGAGTTATTAGCCTCATCAAATAATAATATTGGAGTTTACTACGGGCAAATGAGTAAGCAAGACTCTGCACTTTCTTATTTTAAAAAAGCATTAAAACAGTACGAATTGGCAAATAACACAAACCGCGTTCCTGATATGTACATCAATCTGGCTGATATGTACTCAAGAAAAGGCGATTTTGCCATGAGTGCATATTATTACAGAAAGGCTCTATCAAAAAGTGATTCTTTAAAAATAACCGATAAAATGGGATTCCCAATATATTTTGGTTTAGGGCAAATTTACATGGAAGTGCGCGATTTCGAACTGTCGGACACTTATTTCTGCCTTGCAGAAAAATTCTACAGTAACAGAACATTGGCCGAGAAATTTACGTTTTGCAATAATCGGGGGAATTTTTATTATTATAAAGAAGAATACGACAAGGCACTACCCTGGTTTCAAAAAGCAAAAAAATTAGTATCGAAAGGCCATTATCAATTTTACGTCAGTTTATGCGAGCTGAATCTTGGAGATATTTATCTAAATCTTAATAAACTAGATTCTGTTCCATATTGTCTGGACAAGAGTTATTCATACTTTTCTACAATAAAAAACAAAACAGCTTTATATTACATCTCAACCATAAGGGCAGGACTTGCTTTAAAACAAAAGAACACTCAACTTGCCCGAAAATTATTAGAAGATACCAAAGACTCGTCAGGCGTAGAAGCCAATATAATATCTATAAGAAACAAGTATCTGCAAAAGTATTATGCCCAAACAGGAAATTTTAAACAAGCATATTACTACCAGTCAAAGAATTTGGCTATTGATGATTCTATTCGTAATGATAAAGCAGAAAAAAGAATTTCCGAAATTGATCTGCGTTATAAGCAAGACACAACATTAGTAAACAATAAACTTGTTATTCAAAAGCAAGCTTCTCAGATGAAAAGCCTAAGATATATTTCTTTCATCTGGATATTAATCTGCTTGATAATTCTTACAACATTTGTCTATATTTTCTTCTGCCTGAAAAAAAAGAAAGATCTGCAACAGATAAAATACATAGATAAGCTAATTAAGCTTAGGATGGAAAATATACGTAATCGGGTATCTCCTCATTTTATATTTAATATAATCAATAATGAAATTAGTTCATCAGGCGAAAACGAACGCAAAAATTTATATAATCTGGCAATATTAATGCGAAAAAATCTGGAAATATCAGAAAACACAAAAGTGCCGTTAGCAGAAGAGTTAGACTTTGTAAAACTATACATAGAATTAGAGAAAAGGAATTTGGGAGAAGATTTTCGTATTGAGTGGAATATTGATAACGAAATAGATTTAAAAGAAGTGTTTATTCTTCCAATGTCTATACAGATTCCTGTAGAAAATGCAATAAAGCATGCTTTGCGCCCTAAAGAAGGAGACAAAATACTTAGTATTAATTTGGAAAAGGAAAAAGAAGGTATTAATGTATTTATCAGAGACAATGGAGCCGGATATTTCCCTCAACAAGAGAGTCAGACAAAAGGTACAGGAACCGGACTGAGAATTTTATTTCAGACTATCCAGCTTTTGAATTCAAAAAATGCAAATAAGATATCTCTTAACATTCAGAATATTCGCAAAAACAATGAAGACATCTGCGGTGCAGAGGTTCATATTTTTATTCCTGAAAAGTACAAATTTGAATGA
- a CDS encoding pectinesterase family protein — protein MDYKYLFFVFYLLFLCPITYAQPFRFIVAKDGSGTHNSIQKAINDCPDNERSLIFVKNGTYEEKVSIGTRTSKSLKQISLIGESVNNVIITSPDAIGNGATNVYGATTFAIYANDFYAENITFQNTAGNKGQALALDTEEDRQTFKNCRLLGFQDTYRSRKGRRFYFKDCFIQGATDFIYGGGTVFFDDCTINCVKGGSYISAPEDISYYEKTTSGKTIRYGFIFRNCDITAKADVAENSYYLGRPWNMECGSIYLNCRMGKHTKPEGWSAWKSTNHLSACFAEYNSMNMNRTPVDITKRTNWSFQLTKDEVDTFLGMKQVYSKISSVPYNPQAMCATPSAPAKLSRDRNTISWKTVDGAIGYLILRNGLFLATTAKTYYTDETAQINKKYTYSVRSVSINGNLSTSTSITSPIKRIKK, from the coding sequence ATGGATTATAAATACTTATTTTTTGTATTTTACTTACTTTTTCTTTGTCCAATAACCTATGCACAACCATTTCGTTTTATAGTGGCTAAAGATGGCAGCGGAACTCATAATTCAATTCAAAAAGCAATAAACGATTGTCCGGATAATGAGCGTAGCCTCATTTTTGTTAAGAATGGAACTTACGAAGAAAAAGTGTCTATTGGAACACGAACATCAAAATCACTGAAGCAAATTAGTCTGATAGGTGAAAGTGTGAATAATGTAATAATAACTTCTCCAGATGCAATTGGGAATGGCGCAACCAACGTTTATGGTGCAACAACCTTTGCTATCTATGCTAATGACTTTTATGCAGAAAACATCACTTTTCAGAATACAGCCGGAAACAAAGGACAGGCTTTAGCGTTAGATACAGAGGAAGACCGGCAAACTTTTAAGAACTGTCGCTTATTAGGATTTCAGGATACTTATCGTTCAAGGAAAGGGCGTAGGTTCTACTTCAAAGATTGTTTTATTCAAGGAGCAACAGATTTTATTTATGGCGGCGGAACAGTCTTTTTCGATGATTGTACAATTAATTGTGTTAAAGGCGGAAGTTACATTTCTGCTCCTGAAGATATTTCATATTATGAAAAAACAACATCAGGAAAGACTATTCGATATGGCTTTATTTTCAGGAATTGTGATATAACAGCAAAAGCAGATGTGGCTGAGAATTCTTACTATTTAGGTAGACCCTGGAATATGGAATGTGGTTCTATTTATTTGAATTGCCGAATGGGAAAACATACTAAGCCTGAAGGTTGGTCTGCCTGGAAAAGCACGAATCATTTATCGGCTTGCTTTGCGGAATATAATAGTATGAATATGAATAGAACTCCAGTAGATATAACTAAAAGAACAAACTGGAGCTTTCAGTTAACGAAAGACGAAGTTGACACCTTTTTAGGTATGAAACAGGTTTATTCAAAAATAAGTTCAGTTCCTTATAATCCGCAGGCTATGTGCGCTACTCCTTCTGCACCCGCCAAGCTTAGTAGAGATAGAAATACAATATCCTGGAAAACTGTTGATGGGGCTATTGGATATTTAATCTTGCGAAACGGACTATTCTTAGCCACAACGGCTAAAACTTATTATACCGACGAAACTGCTCAGATAAATAAAAAGTATACATATTCGGTTAGATCAGTAAGCATTAACGGAAATCTGAGTACATCAACATCCATTACAAGTCCGATAAAACGTATTAAAAAATAA